A genomic stretch from Euzebyales bacterium includes:
- the glpX gene encoding class II fructose-bisphosphatase, whose protein sequence is MAQPDRELALELVRATEVAALAAGRWMGNANKEAGDQAAVDGMRRMLNQVAMDGVVVIGEGEKDEAPMLFNGERVGNGSPPEVDLAVDPIDGTRLLAEGRPGAIAMIAVAPRGTMFDPGPCVYMMKWVVGAEAVGAVDLDASVADNLEAIAEAKQTAVSNLTVIMLDRPRHDDLAARVRDAGARLRLIMDGDVGAAVLALLPDRPFDVLLGIGGTPEGVATACAVRALRGEMVGRLWPRDDEERRLALEAGYDLEEQLTTDRLVRSENTFFVCTGVTPGELCDGVEYSRAGATTESLVMRGRSGTVRLIQARHTPEKLAQYEMISR, encoded by the coding sequence GTGGCGCAACCTGATCGCGAGCTGGCACTCGAGCTGGTACGGGCGACGGAGGTCGCCGCCCTGGCAGCCGGGCGCTGGATGGGCAACGCCAACAAGGAGGCTGGTGACCAGGCGGCCGTGGACGGCATGCGACGGATGCTGAACCAGGTCGCGATGGACGGCGTCGTCGTTATCGGCGAGGGCGAGAAGGACGAGGCCCCAATGCTGTTCAACGGCGAGCGGGTCGGCAACGGCTCACCACCCGAGGTCGACCTGGCGGTCGACCCGATCGACGGAACCCGTCTGCTGGCCGAGGGGCGCCCGGGTGCGATCGCGATGATCGCTGTCGCGCCACGTGGGACGATGTTCGATCCCGGTCCGTGCGTCTACATGATGAAGTGGGTCGTAGGCGCCGAGGCGGTGGGTGCGGTCGATCTCGACGCCAGCGTGGCGGACAACCTGGAGGCCATCGCCGAGGCGAAGCAGACCGCCGTGTCGAACCTGACCGTCATCATGCTCGACCGGCCACGCCACGACGACCTCGCCGCGCGGGTGCGCGACGCCGGTGCGCGTCTGCGGTTGATCATGGACGGTGACGTGGGTGCGGCGGTGCTGGCGTTGCTGCCCGACCGCCCGTTCGACGTGCTGCTGGGCATCGGCGGCACGCCCGAGGGCGTGGCGACCGCGTGTGCGGTCAGGGCGCTGCGCGGTGAGATGGTCGGCAGGCTGTGGCCGCGTGACGACGAGGAGCGCCGGCTGGCCCTGGAGGCCGGTTACGACCTCGAGGAGCAGCTCACGACCGACCGCCTGGTCCGCAGCGAGAACACGTTCTTCGTGTGCACCGGCGTGACCCCTGGGGAGCTGTGCGACGGCGTGGAATACAGCCGCGCCGGCGCGACGACCGAGTCGCTGGTGATGCGCGGCAGGTCCGGCACCGTGCGCCTCATCCAGGCGCGCCACACCCCCGAGAAGCTCGCGCAGTACGAGATGATCTCGCGCTGA
- a CDS encoding PhoU domain-containing protein — protein sequence MTDDPLFRLEIERREAGVARHRLHRQLDGLDDQLIAMLRDVASRVHPATAAFLEADSHAAAALIDADAELTRQCTKLEETGYLLLATQSPVATDLRRIIAVLRSVNDVQRTGNLLTHVVESLSWVHPPSLPRELRSTIEQLGAVVATMLDNAVTAWVNHDALAAEDLERQDDQADLLQKMMLSELYTGSQSIEESVSLGLIARYYERAADHAVELTRHLTFFLTGDRLSDRTDTD from the coding sequence ATGACTGACGACCCATTGTTCCGCCTCGAGATCGAGCGCAGGGAAGCCGGCGTCGCACGGCACCGCCTGCATCGGCAGCTCGATGGCCTCGACGACCAGCTCATCGCGATGTTACGCGATGTCGCCAGCCGTGTGCACCCGGCGACCGCGGCGTTCCTCGAGGCCGACAGCCATGCGGCGGCGGCGCTGATCGACGCCGACGCCGAGCTGACCCGCCAGTGCACGAAGCTCGAGGAGACCGGCTACCTGCTGCTGGCGACGCAGAGCCCCGTGGCGACCGATCTGCGGCGCATCATCGCCGTGCTGCGCTCGGTCAACGACGTGCAGCGCACCGGCAACCTGCTCACCCATGTCGTCGAGTCCCTGTCGTGGGTGCACCCGCCGTCCCTGCCGCGCGAGCTGCGCAGCACCATCGAGCAGCTGGGAGCGGTCGTGGCCACGATGCTCGACAACGCCGTGACGGCCTGGGTCAACCACGACGCCCTCGCGGCCGAGGACCTCGAGCGCCAGGACGATCAGGCCGACCTGCTGCAGAAGATGATGCTGTCGGAGCTGTACACCGGATCGCAGTCGATCGAGGAGTCGGTCTCACTCGGGCTGATCGCGCGATACTACGAGCGCGCCGCCGACCACGCGGTCGAGCTGACCCGTCACCTGACGTTCTTCCTGACCGGTGACCGCCTCTCGGACAGGACCGACACCGACTGA
- the pstC gene encoding phosphate ABC transporter permease subunit PstC, protein MASTGLQHPGGGIDLSAGTARIGERIVLAVLWLCAAVSVLTTVGIVVILFTEASGFLAEENVSLGSFLTGTTWQPFGGAQGAFGVLPLVAGTLLVTAIAMIVAVPLGLASAAYLSEYAPARVRNVLKPTLEVLAGVPTVVLGYFALTFMTPLLRATVGQLTTVSIFNAASAGIVMGIMIVPTVASLSEDAMSAVPLALREGAYGVGSSKRYVVTRVVMPAALSGIVASIILGLGRAIGETMIVALAAGNLPSMTFNPFEQIQTMTAYIVQAVQGEAPRGSLTYESIFAVGALLFLMTLLLNIAAARFVRRFREEY, encoded by the coding sequence GTGGCGAGCACCGGTCTGCAGCACCCCGGTGGTGGCATCGATCTCAGTGCCGGGACCGCGCGGATCGGCGAGCGGATCGTGCTCGCGGTGCTCTGGTTGTGCGCTGCCGTGTCGGTGCTGACGACAGTCGGGATCGTGGTCATCCTCTTCACCGAGGCGTCCGGGTTCCTCGCCGAGGAGAACGTCTCACTGGGCAGCTTCCTGACCGGCACGACCTGGCAGCCGTTCGGTGGCGCCCAGGGCGCGTTCGGCGTGCTGCCCCTGGTCGCGGGAACGCTGTTGGTGACCGCGATCGCGATGATCGTGGCGGTGCCGCTGGGGTTGGCGAGCGCGGCGTACCTGTCGGAGTACGCGCCGGCCCGTGTGCGCAACGTCCTCAAGCCGACGCTCGAGGTGCTCGCCGGCGTGCCGACGGTGGTCCTCGGGTACTTCGCGCTGACGTTCATGACGCCGCTGTTGCGCGCGACGGTCGGTCAGCTCACGACCGTCTCCATCTTCAACGCGGCCAGCGCCGGCATCGTGATGGGCATCATGATCGTGCCGACGGTCGCATCGCTGTCCGAGGACGCCATGTCCGCCGTGCCCTTGGCGCTGCGCGAGGGCGCGTACGGCGTCGGCAGCTCCAAGCGGTATGTCGTGACACGGGTCGTCATGCCGGCGGCGCTGTCGGGCATCGTGGCATCGATCATCCTCGGGCTGGGTCGGGCGATCGGCGAGACGATGATCGTCGCGCTGGCGGCCGGCAACCTGCCGAGCATGACGTTCAACCCGTTCGAGCAGATCCAGACGATGACCGCCTACATCGTCCAGGCGGTCCAGGGCGAGGCGCCGCGGGGATCGCTGACCTACGAGTCGATCTTCGCCGTCGGCGCGCTGCTGTTCCTGATGACGCTGCTGCTCAACATCGCTGCGGCCCGGTTCGTGCGACGGTTCCGCGAGGAGTACTGA
- the pstA gene encoding phosphate ABC transporter permease PstA, which produces MAVSTPQKAVEDAQRALDRPPGRGRRERTFQLTLLVATAVAVIVLAILLVDILIDGLGSVNPTRFTNYASRFPEEFGFRSGITGTLSLMVLVALLSFPIGLGAATYLEEFAPTNWFTRFIEANISNLAGVPSVVYGLLGAGVFVYYFSLGRSLIVGAITLTLLILPVIIVASRESLRAVPNALREAGLGLGATRLQTVGRQILPQALPGILTGTILALSRAIGETAPILVVGALFSRRADNVPWDVDDAFSALPIQIYNLVSRPQAEFQEQVAPAGIIILLVLLLLMNSVAIYLRNRYSRSS; this is translated from the coding sequence GTGGCGGTGAGCACGCCGCAGAAGGCGGTCGAGGACGCCCAGCGGGCCCTCGACCGCCCGCCGGGTCGCGGCCGCCGTGAACGGACGTTCCAGCTGACCCTGCTCGTGGCGACCGCGGTGGCGGTGATCGTGCTCGCCATCCTGCTGGTCGACATCCTCATCGACGGCCTGGGCAGCGTGAACCCCACGCGGTTCACCAACTATGCGTCGCGCTTTCCCGAGGAGTTCGGCTTCCGGTCGGGCATCACCGGCACCCTGTCGCTCATGGTCCTCGTCGCCCTGCTGTCGTTTCCCATCGGGCTGGGTGCCGCCACCTACCTCGAGGAGTTCGCGCCGACCAACTGGTTCACCCGGTTCATCGAGGCCAACATCTCGAACCTGGCGGGTGTGCCATCGGTGGTCTACGGCCTGCTCGGCGCTGGCGTCTTCGTGTACTACTTCAGCCTGGGCCGCTCGCTGATCGTCGGCGCGATCACGCTGACGCTGCTGATCCTGCCGGTGATCATCGTCGCCTCGCGAGAGTCCCTGCGCGCGGTGCCGAACGCGCTGCGCGAAGCGGGGCTCGGTCTCGGGGCGACCAGGCTGCAGACCGTCGGCCGGCAGATCCTGCCACAGGCGCTGCCCGGCATCCTGACCGGCACGATCCTCGCGCTGTCGCGCGCCATCGGCGAGACCGCGCCGATCCTCGTGGTCGGGGCGCTGTTCTCGCGGCGGGCCGACAACGTGCCCTGGGATGTCGACGATGCGTTCTCGGCGCTGCCGATCCAGATCTACAACCTGGTGTCGCGGCCCCAGGCGGAGTTCCAGGAGCAGGTCGCACCTGCAGGGATCATCATCCTGCTCGTCCTGCTGCTGTTGATGAACTCGGTCGCGATCTACCTCCGCAACCGCTACTCGAGGAGCAGCTAG
- a CDS encoding DUF4032 domain-containing protein yields MAQTTADLRLLVRPGHPDFLDLPWSTPLDMWDDERCVNVAAGIHRHVVRFVDIGGTLYALKELPRRVAEREYRILRRMAEEKMPVVEAVGIVHRRGLEDVIITRYLEYSLPFRVLFTHRRPVAEDESDPHSVSGLHRRLLDAMTLLLVRLHLAGFYWGDCSLSNTLFRRDAGALAAYIVDVETGDWHAELSAGQRQADLEIAQLNVAGGLMDLQAQLGLPPEPDPVESAERLGEQYVQLWAELNEDLHIGVDERYLIDARLRRLNELGFDADEVELKATDDGHRLRMRTRVTEQGHHRRRLMELTGLPAQENQARSLLNDLTNFRAALERDEGHAVPDAVAAYRWLGEVYQKLVDAIPAEHRTRLEPVEAFHEVIEHKWYLSEKEGCDVGFERALRSYLDSVLPRSADERQLVVDSNAGFIGWG; encoded by the coding sequence ATGGCACAGACCACCGCTGACCTCCGGCTTCTGGTGCGGCCCGGCCACCCCGACTTCCTCGACCTGCCCTGGTCCACCCCACTCGACATGTGGGACGACGAGCGATGCGTCAACGTCGCGGCAGGCATCCACCGACACGTCGTGCGCTTCGTGGACATCGGCGGGACCCTGTACGCGTTGAAGGAGCTGCCACGGCGCGTCGCCGAGCGCGAGTACCGGATCCTGCGGCGGATGGCCGAGGAGAAGATGCCGGTCGTGGAGGCCGTCGGCATCGTCCACAGACGGGGCCTCGAGGACGTGATCATCACGCGGTACCTCGAGTACTCCCTGCCGTTTCGCGTGCTGTTCACCCATCGGCGACCGGTGGCCGAGGACGAGTCGGACCCGCACAGTGTGAGTGGCCTGCACCGCCGGCTGCTCGACGCGATGACGCTGCTGCTCGTACGTCTCCACCTGGCCGGCTTCTACTGGGGCGACTGCTCGCTGTCGAACACCCTGTTCCGGCGTGACGCAGGTGCGCTGGCGGCCTACATCGTCGACGTCGAGACCGGCGACTGGCACGCCGAGCTCAGCGCCGGTCAGCGGCAGGCCGACCTCGAGATCGCGCAGCTGAACGTCGCCGGCGGCCTCATGGACCTCCAGGCGCAGCTGGGACTGCCGCCGGAACCCGACCCGGTCGAGTCCGCCGAGCGCCTGGGGGAGCAGTACGTCCAGCTGTGGGCCGAGCTCAACGAGGACCTCCACATCGGGGTGGACGAGCGCTACCTCATCGACGCGCGGCTGCGGCGGCTCAACGAGCTCGGCTTCGACGCCGACGAGGTCGAGTTAAAGGCGACCGACGACGGTCATCGGCTGCGGATGCGCACGCGCGTGACCGAGCAGGGCCACCACCGCCGCCGGCTGATGGAGCTCACCGGCCTACCCGCCCAGGAGAACCAGGCCCGCAGCCTCCTCAACGACCTCACCAACTTCCGAGCCGCCCTCGAACGCGACGAGGGCCATGCGGTGCCCGATGCCGTGGCCGCGTACCGGTGGCTGGGCGAGGTCTACCAGAAGCTGGTCGATGCGATCCCCGCTGAGCACCGGACGCGCCTCGAGCCCGTCGAGGCGTTCCACGAGGTCATCGAGCACAAGTGGTACCTGTCGGAGAAGGAAGGTTGCGACGTCGGCTTCGAACGCGCATTGCGGTCCTACCTCGACTCGGTTCTGCCGCGGTCCGCCGACGAGCGCCAGCTGGTCGTCGACAGCAACGCGGGCTTCATCGGCTGGGGCTGA
- a CDS encoding PstS family phosphate ABC transporter substrate-binding protein, giving the protein MRVNWRVMASLLAVLALLLTACGGGDSAAEEAPASESGGGASASSESSGDGGGDLSGTIEIDGSSTVGPLTDAIAEEYANEEPNVQVNVGISGTGGGFERFCGEGSTDISNASRPIDDAEAQLCAENGIDFTEARVGTDALTMVTSPDTEGISCLTADEVAAIFGPASIRNWSEVNPEFRDEPIEVFAPGTDSGTYDFMVEDALGLEESTQDYNASEDDNIIAQGVQGTPYSWGFFGYAYYVNNQEGLQAIEYDAGEGCVAPSEETAVDGSYGLTRPLFIYLKNSAVQEKPEVADFAQFYVDNVNSVIGSVGYIAEPDDALEEAKAAVEGAISGESAGGASEPSAAGASESAS; this is encoded by the coding sequence ATGCGAGTGAACTGGCGTGTGATGGCGAGCCTGCTGGCGGTGCTGGCGTTGCTGCTGACCGCATGCGGCGGTGGCGACAGTGCCGCCGAGGAGGCGCCGGCGTCCGAGTCCGGGGGTGGCGCGTCCGCATCCTCCGAGTCCTCGGGTGACGGTGGCGGTGACCTGTCGGGGACGATCGAGATCGACGGCTCGTCGACAGTCGGTCCGCTGACGGACGCGATCGCGGAGGAGTACGCGAACGAGGAGCCGAACGTGCAGGTCAACGTCGGCATCTCCGGCACGGGTGGTGGGTTCGAGCGGTTCTGCGGCGAGGGGTCGACGGACATCTCGAACGCGTCGCGACCGATCGACGACGCGGAAGCGCAGCTGTGCGCGGAGAACGGGATCGACTTCACCGAGGCCCGCGTCGGCACGGATGCGCTGACGATGGTCACGAGCCCTGACACCGAGGGCATCAGCTGCCTGACGGCCGACGAGGTCGCGGCGATCTTCGGCCCCGCTTCCATCCGCAACTGGAGCGAGGTCAACCCGGAGTTCCGCGATGAGCCGATCGAGGTGTTCGCGCCGGGGACCGACTCGGGCACCTACGACTTCATGGTCGAGGACGCGCTCGGGCTCGAGGAGTCGACGCAGGACTACAACGCGTCCGAGGATGACAACATCATCGCCCAGGGCGTCCAGGGCACGCCGTACTCGTGGGGCTTCTTCGGCTACGCCTACTACGTCAACAACCAGGAGGGCCTGCAGGCGATCGAGTACGACGCCGGCGAGGGATGTGTGGCACCGAGCGAGGAGACCGCTGTCGACGGCAGTTACGGGCTGACTCGACCCCTGTTCATCTACCTGAAGAACAGCGCGGTGCAGGAGAAGCCGGAGGTCGCTGACTTCGCGCAGTTCTACGTCGACAACGTCAACAGCGTCATCGGGTCGGTGGGGTACATCGCCGAGCCCGACGATGCGCTCGAGGAAGCGAAGGCCGCCGTCGAAGGTGCGATCTCGGGCGAGAGTGCCGGTGGTGCATCCGAGCCCTCGGCGGCCGGCGCATCGGAGTCCGCATCGTAG